The Hyla sarda isolate aHylSar1 chromosome 3, aHylSar1.hap1, whole genome shotgun sequence genome contains the following window.
tgtcacgatgccggctggcaggtagtggatcctctgtgccagagagggattggcgtggaccgtgctagaggatcggttctaagtcactactggttttcaccagagcccgccgcaaagcgggatggtcttgctgcggcggtagtgaccaggtcgtatcccctagcaacggctcaacctctctggctgctgaagataggcgcggtacaagggagtagacagaagcaaggtcggacgtagcagaaggtcggggcaggcagcaaggatcgtagtcaggggcaacggcaggaggtctggaacacaggctaggaacacacaaggaaacgctttcactggcacgatggcaacaagatccggcgagggagtgaaggggaagtgaggtgatatagggaagtgcacaggtgtaaacactaattggaaccactgcgccaatcagcggcgcagtggccctttaaatcgcaaagacccggcgcgcgcgcgccctagggagcggggccgcgcgcgccgggacagaactgacggagagcgagtcaggtacgggagccggggtgcgcatcgcgagcgggcgctacccgcatcgcgaatcgcatcccggccggaggcggtatcgcagcgccccgggtccgtggaaccgaccggagcgctgcagtgaggagagtgtagcgagcgctccggggaggagcggggacccggagcgctcggcgtaacagccatacTTCAATagtattctgctgcactgtgcacactacgTTATTTCCACgtcagaaattcaaattccagactCGACATGTCTGAGTGGTCCCAGAGACAATTGATATCTGCTGCATATGGAATATCTACCCGGAATTACTATTGGTGGATATTTAGTAGTGGCAATTGGCCATTATACAGGTTAATACCATATACTTGTAATGCATATAGATTATTTACATTCTCAAGTCATTTTCTGCAGATTTGCTGTCTATTAACCTGGCAAGGGATGTGAATTGATGTATCAGTGCCTAGAATTTCAGTCCACACCTTTTGCTATAAAAGTGATATGTATAGTGATGATGAttttaaaaaactaaaaagaaaaaaaaaacgaaggaAAAATGACTTGGTGTTCCTATTTCATCATCTTTATTTAGTACACATTACCTCCCTTTGAAGTGCAGATCCTTTAGTGTTTATTGTATTATAGACTAAAATGTCATTAAACATTTACTAATGGACATAGCAGTATAGAAATTGTACTCAATAGTTCTTAGAAAAAAATAAGAGCAACTACATAACCACAAGGTAAGTACTTAGCTCATAGCTAACACTATATTCTGAGGAGTGAAGCCACTATTGGTCTCATATTTGAAATATAGTAGATTAAAATGGAATACTATTGGTTTTCCTGTAGTTCTTAATGTCTGGCAATAAAAGAGATGAGCACTCAAATATTTCTAAAGTGCTAGTCTGGCTTATGTCATACAAAGATCATTTTCTAACAAATTACTGCTAATGAGGCTTTCATGAGAGTTGACATGagctctactgtgacaacagatgACCTAATGTCATATTGTGTGACCCCCATGTCGTATGAAGCCTCTTATTACCTTTATGTTATGGTTCCTGTACAAAAAATGGCACAACTATTTAAGTGAAAATCTCAAAATAGACATTGGAAAGCATTTCACTAGGTATCACTTTTTTGACCAGCAAAGGGAAAGCACCTTACTAATTTGTTTCCTGCCACCTTAACTAAACGTTTTTATTTCAGTGGGCTGAATGTCTGGATATTAAATTCTGAAAAAGAGCCAAGCATTGTGCCACCAATGTGTAGCTTGCCAGTTTTAGTTACAGTATATGTCTAATtagattttgtattttttatttatttttgcttttaatTTAGATTTTGGCAAAAGGTGCCATTTAGAAAATAACAGGTAAAAGTGACAGTGTCATATTTTAGTCATACAGTTTTTTTTGTACGTTCTATGCGATAGGGTAATGTGAATAAAAAAGTGAGGGAGGTGAAGCAGCacagtaataaaattaaattattaTATAAGTACAAAACCTCAAAGAATCCAGCTCCAAGGTAGCTAGCCAAACCAAGGAAAAAAGTAGAAAAGAGAGCAGTCAAAAGAGTGAAGTGAGACATATATTTACCCATTTATAGATCAGCACATAAGGGGCAGTCATTCAATCATGATTTCAGGATTGAAATTTAACAACACATACATTAGGGATTTTAGGTGGTTGGTTTCTAAATGACTTCTTGTTGATGGCTGGTCTTTAAAAAATGTCACCTTGTACAACAGTTGTATTTAAAATCAACCAATCAATCtctgccatgatctttacttagTCTGGGCTTCCATTGATGGCATTGCAGCCTGTCATTTGGAAGAACATCTTTTTAACCACAGTATtttacaatgagcaaaaaaaaaaatatcccagaGAAGGATTATTCATACTTAATCATGTCTATAAAAATCTCCCTTTTTTGTCCATCCGATATCTGTACCATCATCCTCTTTGTACTAGTTCCTCTGACGTTCCATGTGAACAGGACATCCGTGACTGATGAGTATTGACAGCATAGAGATCAGCCGCTGAGCTGACATTTCCTGTCCACATGGAATGTCAGTGAAACTAGTATAGATGAGGACGGTGGTGGATTACGGGGGAAATCAGGAAAGTATACTGCTTTAATATGTTCCCCACAGCCCCAGCTACAGATTTAAATACATGCTCTGCCAACACCTTTAAAGGGATCCTGTTATTACCTTCATCCTACCCGAACCAGCAGTTGATTGATAGATTTATCTCTTTTTTGGGTGTAGACCAGCCTTTCTTGAGTCTATCAACCAAGGCTGGTGGGGCAGGcagaagccaccagggaccacATAGATGATTTATGGTTCAGGAAGCATGAATGTGATGACATTTTGTTTAATATAGGATAGTCACACTATTTAAACAGGTAAGGCTCTGTATGAACAGGAAGTACTCCAGCACAACTGTAATAATCTATATACATTTTCTGTTAATTGACGTCAATTAATTCCGACAGCCATAAGGCGTGCTCACTAATTATACAGACAGAAAAGGAAGAAATAAGGCTGCCAccaggtacatttaaaaaaatataacataAATACATATTGCATTTAGATAGCAGAACAAACCTAATTATTAACCTTACGAAGACTTAAATATATTCAATAAAAGTAAGATAAAATACTTGAGCCAttccctttaatttatttttaatgaagAAGCAATTTTCAGCCTCTATTGCTTTACATGACcactatgaaaaagaaaagtttggTTCATTTGCTCTGTAATGCAGAAACCATTGCCCATACACTTCTAAAAGaccctttaaattattttaataaatgatataaatattaataaaaccaTGCCATGAAATTCATGGTCTGTTCCTGCAACCAATGGATTAAAACGGTATTTAATTACTAACGGGTCTTGAAAAACTCTGCATAGATGAATTACACATAgaagtaaaatatttatacacatGTAAAATCTGAATAAATATTGCTAGCCTAGGCTCATCAAAGGCCATCGCTGTATTGTTTTTCAATGTTTGGCAGGTTGCCAATCGCCAATGGTGGTAATCCATAACATAACAGGAAATTCATACTAAAGTTATGTCAACATCATTTTCAcaaccccctccctcctctctacAAGGAAGAAAAGAATGGTCTCTCTTAAGAACCATAAATTAGGGCAATTTCTTAGGGCAGTCAATCTTCATCTGCTTTAACCAGACAAACTAAGTACTGATGCTTGCTCAGTAAGTGATGTTTAGACAGTTGGGTGCTTACTTGACCCTTGGGGACTTATTTGTGCCGCGCTTGCCTTCTGCTGGTATGTTTGCAATTCTAAGGTTGCATGACACTTAATACTTTTGATAGCCCAATGGTGAaaattgcagatacaaaatgataGGACTTCACAGAACAAAGAAGCAATAGAAGCCTGAAACTAATTGCCGCTGATTAGGTTTCCTAATAATAGTTTGCAAATGTAGTCATGTCTTAGAAACGCatgggttactttttttttttttcgtgcccTTAATAAACCAAATCACAACTTTcacgttttttttcattttattcagCGATAAGATCAATATTTTTCATAGTTTGCAATTATGAAAAAATTGTCACtgtccaaaataaaaataaaaaaataaaaaaagctgaaTATGTGTAGCATTGGATCAAGGCACATACAATACTGACCAAAGAGCATACAACGCACTTTGGAATTTATGTgacaaaataaaaacagaatgGGGAAGGGTGTATGGCAACAAATACAGTATGTATCTTGTTTTAAATATTAAATTAACAGAAATAGGCAAAATAACATGGTATATATTTATAACACAACATGTAATGATGTAGTAATGGGCACTAAGAGCAACTGTTTGGTAATCGAATATAATggtccatataaaaaaaacacatttttttttagagaggAGTTGTGGGTAACTGTTGAGATGATATTCGTTTTATTTAATATTCTTACAGGCAAATATTGGTTATTCTGCATTCTTGATTATGTATTTTTAAATAATATGATGTTTTTGACTCTTACAATGCTACTGGATAGACTTTTTtgaatatgttatttttttttttttaatatgtgttAATTTTTCTACAAGCCTAAAAACACTAGGAGGACATAGTTTAGACGATaaaaaagtactttttttttatttgaaattatgTATAAAAAACATTTAATTCTGTGTTACTTTGACCTGGGATACCCAGCATGCATGGGTGAACACGTCAACCATATCTTTCTAGAGTTATAGCTAGTGTGTGGAACTTGAGGTTCTTTTGAAACAAGGGTAATGCCCATTactacacacattgagttttgctTCTGTTTATTGAGTAACGTTGTGTACATTTTCTTTTACAGACCCAACAATACTGTTAAATGTTttgaatattttcttttttcttttttttttgtagctacATCTTATTTATACCATGTTTAAAATGAAATGCAAAATGGCCTGTGCTTATACCACAAAGATCTGGAaaaaaaatgaggaaaaaaaaatcctgattgTTCAACACATCAAAAAAATTCACTTTCACAGTCAACAAGTCATTTTTACTCAGTAGAACACAAAAAAAGAGTTAAATGGTCTGTAACTTCAATATTAGCAAGGAAAATACAGTACAAATtacaaaaaatactaaaatagaGAATTGTGGTCAGGTGACGAACTACATTTAATCGTAGCAGCAACCTGAAATTTTGAAACTTTTAATAAAAAGTTCTTAAATATAAATTATATGGCAAATGTACAGTACATTGCTCCTTCAAATGTTCATTTTGTGTTTTAATAATCCAGTGTTTGCAGTAGAACAGTGAATCCCATTCACTTATAATAGTTTCTATAAAAAGTCTTGTGCCTTTAAGCATCATGAATGTGAATGGTCAGAATCTGGTATACCACTGTCTCTGTAGCTCCTGTTACTGCTGCTTTCACTGTGACTGGTTTTGTACAAGCTTACTCCATTCGATGGAAATATAGTGTGCAAAATAAATTCCTCCTTGGACATTGGTTCATTGTTTATTGGTATCATCTGAAAAGAGGTCTCCCTGATTTCTAAAATGGAGTTGTCCTTTTTAGTCCCTGCCTCTGCGTAATCATCTTTTCTTCTGCGGCCTTTGCTGTAGGCACAGTTTCTGGAAAAGAGGGAACCGTTCCGATGAACGTACCAGCAAACCAATGCAAGGAGTGTGATTGCCACCAGTGCCACAGCACCACCTATGATGGCTGCTAGGGGCAAGTTTGAGTTTTTATAAGGCTCCTTTTCCTGCTCTCTGTTTAATGTTGTGGTTGGGTTGTACATTTTAAGCGGAGCAGTCTCTGTTTCGATGCAGACAGGCGTTTCATCCAGTAAGAAGAAATTTCCGGTTTCCATGGGAACCATACATATACGGTATGGAGACTCTGGCTCGAGAGCAGTCAGCAGGTACTCTGTTCTGTCACCTGTGACTATCGTTTCCGTTATAGACCCAAAAACTGGACTGTGACCCAATTGCCAGCTCAGTCTCATTGACTTTATCGGTAAGGCAATTTTCCAAGAAATGTGAATGGTTTCAACTGTGACAGATTTCACATTAATAGTGATAATTTTCCTAACTGGTATTGGAGTGGTTCTGTAGATTTTGTTGAGGTCAGGCAGCTTTATCTCTGGCTGTTTGGTCACAGATACTGGACGTTGTCCTTGTGCCGGAAGTAATGTGTTCAACATCGTTGTTGTTGTAATGTAGACTGGCTTTGTATTTATTCTGTCCTTACAATCAAATAGCTCCTTGTTAAGGTCTTTGATAGTCATCCCTCTCACATGTTCTGGTGCCTGGCACATCAGTCCACGGACATTAACTTTGGAAGGCAAAGACTGCAGCCAGTCACGAACCCATTTCATCTTGCAACCACAATACCATGGATTATTACGGAGGAACAACTGTGTCAAATTATCCAGGTCATCAAAAATGCCCTGAGGTAAAGACGTTAGGTTGTTGTTTGACATATCAAGCCGATAAAGTTGGGTGAGATCAGCAAACGCATTGGGCGGCACATAGTTCATGTGGTTCTCCTGAAGATAAAGCTTTTTCAGGCTTGTGCCTGGCAGGTTTGCAGGAGGAGATGTCAAGGAATTACGAACTAATGAGAGTTCTGTCAAATTAATCAAGTTCATAAAGACTCTTTCCCCAAGGCCATTATTGTTCAAGAGATTCCCATCCAAAACAAGACGTTTTAGATTTGTAAGGTCTTGCAAAGAGATTTCTGCAATAGTAGAAATGCGATTATCATCCAAACGCAGCTCCTCAATCGTGCGAGGCAGACCCCAGGGTATTGTGCTTAGGTGGTTTCTTGAAAGGAAGAGAAGTCGCAGATAAATGTTGTCTCTGAATGCACCATCCTCAATGCTCACTGCAGATACGGAATTATCATCAAGGTGAAGTTCTTCGATAGCAGGAATCTGTTGAAGTGCATCATGAGTAATAGTCCGGATATTGTTCTCCTGCAGGTgcaattcttttacatttttgggaaggTTAATTGGAAATTCGTCTAGACTGTTCCGATATAAATAGATTCTCTCCACTTTCTCCAAACCTTTCATGTCAGATGGTATCCCCGCATTGTTTATTTGATTATTTTGAAGGTATAGAGTTGTAGCATCCTCTGGTATCCCCGAGGGAATAGATGTCAAGTCTCTATCATTGCAATAAATGAAGCCTCCATCACAGCGGCATGCTGATGGGCAGGGTTTGGCACTGACATAGTGTGGCGCCATCCGAAGTAATAACAATAATTGGGTCCAAGCAACAAGAAAGTTCCAGGTTTCAGCACTCATGGTCATGAAGGATGAAATCTTCAGGTAGCTGGTCTGTACGAAAGAAAAATATACATTGCCTGGATTAATGACTGAGATACATGAATCCCTATAGTCAACCATACAGTTACTGAATACTTTACTCTGTAATAAATTACCTAGGGTACAATGTACACAACTTTCCTGTATACTATCTTTTTGTTAAGAAATTACAGACTAGTAAAGATTTTCTGTGTTTGTTTTACTGGTGGTTGGTTTAGCTGATCTTGACATGTAACTATATTCAATTCTAATATTGAGAATTAACTTTAAAACTTCTACATTTAGACTAAGCATTTAACTCCTGCTATATACAACTTATCCACTGGGGACACTGTTAAGCTATACTGTATGTACAGTTCTACTTTGCAAAACAAGAAGCTTAAGTCCTTTGCTAATAGGAATATGAATTATGTATTTCCATACGATTATGttttattcatagtattcagaaaatAAATATCTATAAATATGGTAAATGCTTGCCTTACAACTATAGCAGAAATAGCCTCTGGTCATGCAGGTTTTTTAGCAACTGTAAagttaatataaataatttttggcATAAACTCACCAAATAGGTTTTGCTGTTAAATAGCGCATTCTATAATATATTTGACTACATTGGCTGTGATCAGACTTAAACTTTTTCTCACTTTAGTTCCCTATTTGGTATAGATATGAGGAACCTTTTTAATTGCATATTTACTGTATAATAGACATTCATTTAAAGGGCCTATACACTTGGGCTACGGCTAGATGGCTAAAATCTTATGACATCATGGTCATGGtgatatcactactcctatgaaGTCAaaggtgccttttttttttaatgtcatagTGGTGAGTAAGCCCTAAAGAGCATATACAATGGTTAACAGTACACATTGAGGGCAATAATGGGCTACATGGCTACCATCTTGGAATTATGACAACATGGTCATAATTATATCACTCCTTCTATGATGTCAAAGGTGCTCTTTTGGCATCATAGTAGTGAT
Protein-coding sequences here:
- the FLRT3 gene encoding leucine-rich repeat transmembrane protein FLRT3 encodes the protein MTMSAETWNFLVAWTQLLLLLRMAPHYVSAKPCPSACRCDGGFIYCNDRDLTSIPSGIPEDATTLYLQNNQINNAGIPSDMKGLEKVERIYLYRNSLDEFPINLPKNVKELHLQENNIRTITHDALQQIPAIEELHLDDNSVSAVSIEDGAFRDNIYLRLLFLSRNHLSTIPWGLPRTIEELRLDDNRISTIAEISLQDLTNLKRLVLDGNLLNNNGLGERVFMNLINLTELSLVRNSLTSPPANLPGTSLKKLYLQENHMNYVPPNAFADLTQLYRLDMSNNNLTSLPQGIFDDLDNLTQLFLRNNPWYCGCKMKWVRDWLQSLPSKVNVRGLMCQAPEHVRGMTIKDLNKELFDCKDRINTKPVYITTTTMLNTLLPAQGQRPVSVTKQPEIKLPDLNKIYRTTPIPVRKIITINVKSVTVETIHISWKIALPIKSMRLSWQLGHSPVFGSITETIVTGDRTEYLLTALEPESPYRICMVPMETGNFFLLDETPVCIETETAPLKMYNPTTTLNREQEKEPYKNSNLPLAAIIGGAVALVAITLLALVCWYVHRNGSLFSRNCAYSKGRRRKDDYAEAGTKKDNSILEIRETSFQMIPINNEPMSKEEFILHTIFPSNGVSLYKTSHSESSSNRSYRDSGIPDSDHSHS